A genomic window from Schistocerca serialis cubense isolate TAMUIC-IGC-003099 chromosome 4, iqSchSeri2.2, whole genome shotgun sequence includes:
- the LOC126475116 gene encoding transmembrane protein 42 has translation MLRDRESAFYAVCSGFCACAASLFGKLAGKEDLHSMVSVVTATVFMVLMIVTNAAVWTFFVKALRSSDTSLFPTVASSATNYICSAMAGFWFFGEITSLMWWTGTFLVLVGLLLICQYESNENLQSKLK, from the exons ATGCTACGCGATCGTGAAAGCGCTTTTTATGCAGTATGTTCTGGCTTCTGTGCTTGTGCAGCCAGTCTATTCGGAAAATTGGCCGGGAAGGAAGACCTACACTCGATG GTTTCTGTAGTTACAGCAACAGTGTTTATGGTTTTAATGATTGTGACTAATGCTGCAGTATGGACATTTTTTGTGAAAGCCCTCCGTTCTTCAGACACATCATTGTTTCCTACTGTGGCAAGTTCAGCAACAAATTACATATGTTCT GCCATGGCAGGATTCTGGTTCTTTGGTGAAATTACCTCATTAATGTGGTGGACAGGTACATTTCTTGTTCTGGTGGGCTTGTTGCTCATATGCCAgtatgaaagtaatgagaatttgCAGAGTAAACTAAAATAA